TTGTTTGTTTAAATGGGGCGCTAATAGTAGATAAAGATAACAATGTTTTATATCAAAAAACCATGGAGAAAAATATTACGCTAGAGGTTTTAGATATTTTCAAAGAAAACAAAATGTTTATTTTTATTAATGGAATTATGACTATGTATCATTCTGGAAATTTAGATAGCGAATTCATGAAAGACTGAGCTAAAGAGTGTGAGAAAAAAGACTATTCATTAATTCCAAATGATATTCAATTTTCAAAATTATTAGTTTTTGGTTTAAGTCGCGAAGACACAAGAATTTTGTGAGAACAACTAACTAATAAATTTCCACAATTAGCCTTTTATTTAGTTTCGAATGGTTGAACAATCGAAGTTGGTCCGCTCGATGCTAACAAAGGAATCGCAAATAAAGAAGTTTGTGATTATTTAAATATCAATCCTCGAGAAGCTTATCATATTGGTGATTCAGCCAATGATGTGCCGGCAAAAAAATATTTAGGTAAATTTATAGCAATGAATGGTGCTCTTGATTTCGTCAAAGAACAAGCTGACTATGTTGCTTGTGATTATAGTAATGCTGGATTATCTAAGGTTTTGATTGAACTTGAGGATCTGGATAATTAATAACAAGACTTAATTAAGTTTTGTTTTTTTATTTAT
This genomic interval from Mycoplasma miroungigenitalium contains the following:
- a CDS encoding HAD hydrolase family protein, whose protein sequence is MKQIKNKAKVYFIDLDGTFLDKPCGHGTVSDINIEIARIVNEFKPVIFSTGRGNTKLTMDIVHKVGSPYVVCLNGALIVDKDNNVLYQKTMEKNITLEVLDIFKENKMFIFINGIMTMYHSGNLDSEFMKDWAKECEKKDYSLIPNDIQFSKLLVFGLSREDTRILWEQLTNKFPQLAFYLVSNGWTIEVGPLDANKGIANKEVCDYLNINPREAYHIGDSANDVPAKKYLGKFIAMNGALDFVKEQADYVACDYSNAGLSKVLIELEDLDN